The proteins below are encoded in one region of Thermococcus peptonophilus:
- a CDS encoding protein translocase subunit SecF, which translates to MAKGKTQKPGQTAEVRAKSREKLRFLAEMEPKKMITYPLVVFIVALLLLAVHFPPLGIDLKGGVVVTGEGISANPDQLEKELSGKLGLEVHVESFTSVSGSKGIRVYAPAGTDPQKIIDILKEKYPNADFTHSEVQPTFGEMAKKQGMRAIIFAFIAMAVVVFLFFRNPVSSLAIIFSALSDMTIAVAVMGIFRIQLTTATIAALLMLIGYTVDSNILLTTKLTKRKEDTIEEAYLSAVSTGFTMSTTTLGALLMLWIISTSPVLDNIAAVLIFGLLADFMNTWIFNAGVLRWYLSRGVEL; encoded by the coding sequence ATGGCCAAGGGTAAAACTCAAAAGCCCGGGCAAACCGCCGAAGTTCGGGCAAAAAGCAGGGAAAAGCTGAGGTTTCTCGCTGAAATGGAGCCCAAGAAAATGATAACCTACCCGCTTGTTGTTTTCATAGTGGCACTTCTCCTGCTGGCAGTGCACTTTCCGCCCCTTGGAATAGACCTCAAGGGCGGTGTGGTGGTAACTGGAGAGGGTATCAGCGCAAATCCCGACCAGCTGGAGAAGGAGCTGAGTGGCAAACTTGGCCTCGAAGTCCACGTTGAAAGCTTCACCAGTGTTAGCGGATCAAAGGGAATAAGGGTCTACGCTCCGGCAGGAACCGATCCTCAAAAAATAATAGACATCCTCAAGGAGAAGTACCCAAACGCAGACTTCACCCACAGCGAGGTCCAGCCAACCTTCGGTGAGATGGCAAAGAAGCAGGGTATGAGGGCAATCATCTTTGCGTTCATTGCAATGGCGGTTGTTGTGTTCCTGTTCTTCAGGAATCCAGTGTCATCTCTGGCAATAATATTCTCCGCACTCTCCGACATGACCATAGCCGTTGCCGTTATGGGGATATTTAGAATCCAGCTGACGACCGCAACAATCGCGGCCCTCCTGATGCTCATAGGTTACACCGTTGACAGCAACATCCTCCTAACCACGAAGCTCACGAAGAGGAAGGAGGACACCATCGAAGAGGCCTACCTGAGCGCGGTTTCAACCGGTTTTACAATGAGCACAACAACCCTCGGCGCACTCTTAATGCTGTGGATAATATCAACCTCACCGGTCCTGGACAACATAGCGGCAGTCCTGATATTCGGTCTGCTTGCGGATTTTATGAACACATGGATTTTCAACGCCGGTGTTCTCCGCTGGTACCTCTCGAGGGGGGTTGAACTATGA
- the speD gene encoding adenosylmethionine decarboxylase, protein METIGFHYVVEAAGCDPEVLGNADRIRQIFLEAAKVGNMEVKASYFFKFSPTGVSGVVIVAESHISVHTWPEKGYAALDVYTCGTKANPEKAVDYILEQFKAKYAHVSEIKRGIEEDDETFTHMIMTWEEALRKNGNGSG, encoded by the coding sequence ATAGAGACGATAGGTTTTCACTACGTTGTTGAGGCAGCTGGTTGCGATCCTGAGGTTCTCGGTAACGCTGACAGGATAAGACAGATATTCCTCGAGGCGGCCAAAGTGGGCAATATGGAGGTCAAGGCAAGCTACTTCTTCAAGTTCTCTCCGACCGGGGTCAGCGGCGTCGTCATAGTCGCTGAGAGCCACATCTCAGTCCACACCTGGCCGGAGAAGGGCTATGCCGCTCTTGACGTCTACACCTGCGGCACCAAGGCCAACCCGGAGAAGGCCGTTGACTACATCCTCGAGCAGTTTAAGGCCAAGTACGCTCACGTCTCGGAGATAAAGCGCGGCATCGAGGAGGACGACGAGACCTTCACCCACATGATAATGACTTGGGAAGAAGCCTTAAGAAAGAACGGAAACGGAAGCGGCTAA